In Armatimonadota bacterium, the sequence TATAAATCTCCCCCAACCTCTCTTGCGGGGCTATAGACTACTGAAATTTCAAAACCCTCGATGTTGGGTATTTCCTGAGGGAGCTGTGCCTTTTGCACCTGCCTGGCCACTTCCATCTCACGGTCCATGGCCGCTTGCTGCGCTCTGAGTGTCGAAGCAGTATCATCGAGAGCTTGAATGCGGTCGCGCAGCGTGCCTGTGATCAGAGCGATCAGGAGCAGATATGGAAAAGTCTGTGTAAAATCATCAACCAGCAGAATATCGGAGGGTTCCCAGTGCTTGAGCGACGCCTGGATCAGCAACGAAATGAGGCCTATTACCAACGCAGTCAGCAGCGCACCCCTGGTGCCGAATGTGACGGCTGCCGTGATAAGCGTAACATAATACAGCGGGTAGAACGGGCTTGCAAGCCCTCCGCTATAGTAGACGACCACAGTGACAAACAAAATGTCGGCTATTGTAATTGCGGCTGCCGATATGCGCCTGAAGCGCTTTCCAACGATAAGTGGAAAGATGAGAGTGCCTATAGCAACTGCTGCCACCGCCCATACTATCTCGGTGCGTTCAATGCGTATGGTGGTGAACTGAAGCTGAGACTCGAGAAGGACGCCGATGATGACCAGCCACCTTACGACATAAAGGCCTATTCTCGTCCGCATGGGGACTGTTTCCAAGCTCTCCTCAATCACGTCGTATGACTCCTGCGCAAGATATTGTTAAATCCATTCTTCCCATAATAACGACTATACTCTATATCTACGCAATTTTATGCTTACAAGTTCATGCATATATTC encodes:
- a CDS encoding PP2C family protein-serine/threonine phosphatase: MRTRIGLYVVRWLVIIGVLLESQLQFTTIRIERTEIVWAVAAVAIGTLIFPLIVGKRFRRISAAAITIADILFVTVVVYYSGGLASPFYPLYYVTLITAAVTFGTRGALLTALVIGLISLLIQASLKHWEPSDILLVDDFTQTFPYLLLIALITGTLRDRIQALDDTASTLRAQQAAMDREMEVARQVQKAQLPQEIPNIEGFEISVVYSPAREVGGDLYEFYPVEEDRLGVCVADVAGKGVPAALMISSAKYGIYEHYNENLGRMAADLNRHLLSVTTSETFVTMTYGLLNTKTGRFRYFNAGHMPAMVIKSDGSIISGTHADIPLGVMEPAEYTQQTITLEPGDVLVLYSDGVTDAFSGTNGLEMLKRFLHEMAGSDISGWKERLMEHISEPQHVDDITMVAVHFMPVS